A region from the Leptospirillum ferriphilum ML-04 genome encodes:
- a CDS encoding 2'-5' RNA ligase family protein, with the protein MRTRDQGLPSGTGHTLLRRVFIGLYPTQAGLDQIRQIATNLPRPFSLESPDDLHITLLFGGDQPEHRKSVWVEAAHQSMRALERFSLLPMGSVALEQHRSILVLRFFGGEKFWGEAAGLASHLSWDLLGVRPSRPFWPHMTLSRKVFAPLPPDDRRVLKKDLPDRSLFLGGVRLWTSSPTRNPNGRRYTALAEFPFQQDQNEHG; encoded by the coding sequence ATGAGGACACGGGACCAGGGTTTACCCTCCGGGACAGGTCACACACTCCTCCGGAGAGTGTTTATCGGCCTCTATCCGACACAAGCGGGCCTTGACCAGATCCGGCAAATCGCAACTAATCTTCCCCGGCCCTTTTCTCTGGAAAGTCCGGACGATCTGCATATCACGCTTCTCTTTGGAGGCGATCAACCGGAACACCGGAAATCCGTCTGGGTCGAGGCAGCCCATCAATCCATGCGTGCCCTGGAGCGCTTTTCTCTCCTTCCGATGGGAAGCGTCGCCCTGGAACAGCATCGGTCGATTCTTGTCCTTCGTTTTTTCGGTGGAGAAAAATTTTGGGGAGAGGCGGCCGGTCTTGCCAGCCATTTGTCCTGGGACCTTCTTGGTGTCAGACCCTCAAGACCCTTCTGGCCACACATGACTCTCAGCCGGAAAGTGTTTGCTCCTCTCCCGCCAGACGACCGTCGCGTCCTGAAAAAAGATCTGCCGGACAGGTCTCTGTTTCTGGGAGGAGTCCGTCTCTGGACGTCCTCTCCGACAAGAAACCCGAATGGCCGCCGGTATACAGCTCTCGCGGAGTTTCCCTTTCAACAGGACCAGAATGAACACGGATAG
- a CDS encoding DMT family transporter — protein MNTDRKRDRPLLARIPVWSLCAAFLFGLSTPFSKPLTALVPPVWLATLFYGGSLFGILPGLIPRMGLLPESRKEFWLAGETTPKEKSALFASIVLGGVLAPLALIKGLTNYPASRGSLLMNAESLFTVLIATLLFGEKINRWMLAGVVLVSTGCGVLSFTETKNSYQGSEFFFLAAFLWALDTNVLRALSRLNPLVVTLWKGAGSTLLLFPLAMRSGPFSGSPETILESLLVGAIGYGFSLVVFLRSIRTIGVVRTGAWFGFSPFIGAALSVIFLGEPVSITFVLSAGLLFLAIYILHKGEQQREKRTLIPSENPSVDSF, from the coding sequence ATGAACACGGATAGGAAAAGAGACCGACCCCTTTTGGCCCGCATTCCTGTATGGAGCCTTTGCGCCGCTTTTCTCTTCGGACTCTCGACTCCTTTCTCAAAGCCGCTCACTGCTCTGGTTCCTCCCGTCTGGCTGGCCACCCTTTTTTATGGCGGTTCTCTTTTTGGAATCCTGCCGGGACTCATCCCCCGTATGGGGCTCTTGCCCGAATCCCGAAAAGAGTTCTGGTTGGCGGGAGAAACGACCCCGAAAGAAAAGAGTGCCTTGTTCGCCTCCATCGTCCTCGGAGGAGTTCTTGCCCCTCTGGCGTTGATCAAGGGACTGACCAATTATCCGGCTTCCCGGGGAAGTCTCCTGATGAACGCCGAATCCCTCTTCACTGTCCTGATCGCAACTCTTCTGTTCGGTGAGAAGATCAACCGATGGATGCTTGCCGGAGTGGTTCTGGTCAGCACGGGATGCGGCGTACTCTCTTTCACCGAAACCAAAAACTCTTATCAGGGCTCGGAATTCTTTTTTCTCGCTGCTTTCCTGTGGGCACTGGATACCAATGTTTTGCGCGCTCTCTCCCGGTTGAATCCTCTTGTCGTGACCCTCTGGAAGGGGGCCGGGTCCACGCTCCTTCTTTTTCCATTGGCCATGCGTTCGGGGCCGTTTTCCGGTTCTCCCGAAACGATCCTGGAATCTCTGCTTGTGGGTGCGATAGGATATGGCTTCAGTCTTGTCGTCTTTCTCCGTTCCATCCGCACAATCGGTGTCGTCCGGACAGGAGCCTGGTTTGGGTTTTCACCCTTTATCGGTGCAGCTTTGTCTGTTATTTTCCTTGGTGAACCTGTTTCCATCACGTTCGTTCTTTCGGCAGGCCTCCTTTTTCTGGCCATCTACATTCTCCACAAAGGAGAGCAACAAAGAGAAAAACGAACGTTGATCCCATCAGAGAACCCTTCCGTGGATTCTTTCTGA
- a CDS encoding redoxin domain-containing protein, protein MSVLIRKNRRRQRAFCLFFIALLFFGVTNVQAETIPSLEGGAAWINSPPLSRKDLQGKVVLVDFWEYTCVNCVRTFPFLKKMYREYASRGLVIIGIHTPEFTFGRIRSNVESAVHRFGLVYPVVMDNQMVLWDRFHNHYWPAEFLFDRSGTLQYHSIGEGDYAGMEGQIRLALGLPAKIGSPEEDDASFPEGMTPELYAGASRGETGGGVPLDASGNKEKFTRAEMRPDRLNLSGDWVIHDEYIRPSGMDAGNPPEIHLPYHAAGVHVVLRPRPGTSGKVLVFLDGKPVSRKVAGEDIRYDSSGKSYIQAGEARMYNLTRGQPFGGYLLKLAFLDRGPSVYSFTFDPK, encoded by the coding sequence ATGTCTGTTCTGATCCGGAAAAACCGAAGAAGACAAAGAGCGTTTTGTCTTTTTTTTATTGCCCTTCTCTTCTTTGGAGTCACCAACGTCCAGGCGGAAACGATCCCGTCTCTGGAAGGAGGAGCGGCCTGGATCAATTCCCCTCCTCTCTCCCGGAAAGACCTTCAGGGGAAAGTCGTTCTGGTCGACTTTTGGGAATACACCTGTGTGAATTGCGTCAGGACGTTTCCGTTTTTGAAGAAAATGTATCGTGAATATGCTTCCCGCGGCCTTGTGATTATCGGGATTCATACTCCCGAATTCACGTTTGGCCGAATTCGCTCGAATGTCGAATCCGCCGTTCATCGATTCGGTCTCGTCTATCCGGTTGTGATGGACAACCAGATGGTTTTGTGGGACCGATTTCACAATCATTATTGGCCTGCGGAGTTTTTGTTTGATCGCTCGGGTACGCTCCAATACCACTCCATCGGCGAAGGGGATTATGCCGGGATGGAAGGGCAGATTCGCCTGGCGCTGGGCCTCCCCGCCAAAATCGGAAGCCCGGAAGAGGACGACGCGTCGTTTCCGGAAGGCATGACCCCGGAGCTTTACGCAGGGGCATCGCGGGGAGAGACCGGGGGAGGCGTTCCTCTGGACGCGTCGGGAAACAAGGAAAAATTTACGCGGGCAGAGATGCGCCCCGACCGTCTCAACTTGTCGGGAGACTGGGTGATCCACGACGAATATATCCGTCCTTCCGGGATGGATGCGGGAAATCCGCCGGAAATACACCTTCCCTACCATGCCGCCGGCGTTCATGTTGTTCTCAGGCCCCGGCCGGGCACTTCCGGAAAGGTTCTGGTCTTTCTCGACGGAAAACCGGTTTCCCGGAAGGTGGCCGGGGAAGATATCCGGTACGATTCCTCGGGAAAATCCTATATTCAGGCTGGTGAGGCCCGCATGTACAATCTGACCCGCGGTCAACCTTTTGGCGGTTATCTCCTGAAGCTTGCCTTTCTGGACAGGGGGCCGTCTGTCTATTCCTTTACGTTTGATCCAAAATAA
- a CDS encoding secondary thiamine-phosphate synthase enzyme YjbQ, producing MASYTEYLIFQTKNRRDYLRITDKVRSAVRKSGIQEGMVLVSAMHITAGVYVNDNEPGLIADIDEWLESLAPSGRDYRHHRTGEDNGDAHLKNLLIHHEVIVPITRGDLDLGPWQEIFYAEFDGQREKRVVLKVLGDR from the coding sequence GTGGCGAGTTATACCGAATATCTGATATTCCAGACGAAAAACAGACGAGACTATCTTCGCATCACGGACAAGGTTCGCTCTGCCGTCCGCAAGTCGGGGATCCAGGAAGGGATGGTACTGGTTTCGGCCATGCATATCACCGCCGGTGTCTATGTCAATGACAATGAACCGGGTCTGATTGCGGATATTGATGAATGGCTGGAATCGCTTGCCCCGTCCGGGAGAGATTATCGTCACCACAGGACGGGTGAAGACAACGGGGATGCCCATCTGAAAAATCTTTTGATCCATCACGAAGTCATTGTTCCGATCACCAGGGGAGACCTCGACCTCGGTCCCTGGCAAGAAATTTTCTATGCGGAATTTGACGGACAAAGAGAAAAAAGAGTGGTGTTGAAAGTGTTGGGAGATCGATGA
- a CDS encoding 50S ribosomal protein L11 methyltransferase, which translates to MNSGQPTILFRLMTDPEEATLLSGWLEKSTGQTVVEEIFDGRSVLSVSVGHMDGLKRALLAEAGRSLGGTVLPEEVIEETDWDSFWKKQGFSRFTVNRWMHVVPEWEDTPVVQEPVLRLHPHLAFGTGLHETTGQCLSLLVEHRPVVKNPKSTILDFGSGTGILGIAALKLGYGKTLYAVDDDPLAVESTVNNLRLNGLEGASVVGSDFCEIAREFLEKGNRFGLVLANVTGNVITRFLPEWHGLLEPGGILILSGISTRELGRIESFCPPPFSVFRRKRFHTIFLRKAFC; encoded by the coding sequence ATGAACTCCGGTCAACCGACGATTTTGTTCAGGCTCATGACCGACCCCGAGGAGGCGACTCTTCTGTCCGGCTGGCTTGAAAAATCGACGGGGCAGACTGTCGTTGAGGAAATCTTTGACGGTCGTTCGGTTCTTTCCGTTTCCGTTGGACATATGGACGGTTTGAAACGGGCTCTTCTGGCGGAGGCCGGGCGATCGCTGGGGGGAACCGTTCTTCCGGAAGAAGTGATCGAAGAAACGGACTGGGACTCTTTTTGGAAAAAACAGGGCTTTTCCCGGTTCACGGTCAACCGATGGATGCATGTTGTTCCGGAATGGGAGGATACGCCTGTTGTTCAGGAACCGGTCCTCCGTTTGCATCCACATCTGGCGTTTGGTACCGGACTGCATGAAACCACAGGGCAATGCCTCTCCTTGCTTGTCGAGCATCGTCCGGTCGTCAAAAACCCGAAGTCAACCATCCTGGATTTTGGTTCGGGGACAGGTATTCTGGGAATTGCGGCTCTCAAGCTGGGTTACGGGAAGACACTCTACGCGGTTGATGACGATCCCCTGGCGGTGGAGTCCACTGTCAATAACCTGAGGTTGAACGGGTTGGAAGGAGCGTCGGTTGTCGGTTCGGATTTTTGCGAAATCGCACGGGAATTCCTGGAAAAAGGAAATCGGTTCGGCCTTGTTCTGGCAAATGTGACCGGGAATGTCATTACCCGCTTTCTTCCCGAATGGCATGGTTTGCTGGAACCGGGAGGAATTCTGATTCTGTCCGGAATCTCGACGCGGGAATTGGGACGGATCGAAAGTTTTTGCCCTCCTCCATTTTCGGTGTTCAGACGCAAGAGATTCCATACGATTTTTTTGAGAAAGGCCTTCTGTTGA